In a single window of the Elaeis guineensis isolate ETL-2024a chromosome 8, EG11, whole genome shotgun sequence genome:
- the LOC105049622 gene encoding kelch repeat-containing protein At3g27220 isoform X1, whose product MAKFGGKHTPRKYVFLFAVVALLGIVLVADFLWASSSPSSSSFSRYWSTTSVSSLDNVIGVGSAKGKQTKGKLNSDKAKISKYLNATFADLPAPQLEWEEMAEAPVPRLDGAAIQIENLLYVFAGYGTIDYVHSHVDIYNFSDNTWGGRFDMPKEMANSHLGMATDGRYIYAVTGQFGPQCRGPTNRNFVLDTETKVWHELPPLPVPRYAPATQLWRGRLHVMGGSKEDRHEPGLEHWSLAVKDGKALEKEWQNEISIPRGGPHRACVVANDKLYVIGGQEGDFMAKPGSPIFKCSRRHETWSVIGRMPFRIKTTLVGFWDGWLYFTSGQRDRGPDDPSPKKVVGCMWRTKLRL is encoded by the exons ATGGCAAAGTTCGGAGGGAAGCACACGCCGAGGAAGTACGTCTTCCTCTTCGCGGTCGTCGCCCTTCTCGGGATTGTCCTCGTCGCGGATTTCCTCTGGGCCTCTTCGTCTCCGTCATCGTCTTCCTTTTCGCGCTACTGGTCCACAACGTCGGTTAGCTCGCTCGATAATGTCATCGGTGTGGGCTCGGCCAAGGGTAAACAG ACAAAAGGAAAATTGAACAGTGACAAAGCAAAAATTTCCAAATATCTGAATGCAACTTTTGCAGATTTACCAGCTCCTCAATTAGAGTGGGAGGAGATGGCAGAGGCACCTGTACCTCGTCTAGATGGTGCTGCCATACAGATTGAGAATCTTTTATATGTGTTTGCTGGATACGGTACCATTGACTAT GTGCATTCTCATGTGGATATTTATAATTTCTCTGACAATACATGGGGCGGAAGGTTTGATATGCCAAAAGAAATGGCAAATTCACATTTAGGAATGGCAACAGATGGAAGATACATTTATGCTGTCACTGGACAATTTGGCCCACAATGCAGAGGTCCTACAAATCGGAATTTTGTGCTGGATACAGAGACAAAAGTATGGCATGAATTGCCTCCCTTACCTGTCCCTAG GTATGCCCCAGCAACACAACTTTGGAGGGGCAGACTCCATGTTATGGGTGGCAGCAAGGAGGACCGCCATGAGCCTGGTTTGGAGCACTGGAGCCTTGCAGTAAAGGATGGAAAAGCATTGGAGAAAGAATGGCAAAATGAGATTTCAATACCACGTGGTGGACCTCACAG GGCATGTGTTGTTGCTAATGATAAGCTATATGTTATTGGTGGTCAAGAGGGTGATTTTATGGCTAAACCAGGATCGCCAATTTTTAAATGTTCTCGAAGACACGAG ACTTGGTCGGTGATTGGGCGGATGCCTTTCCGCATCAAGACCACCTTGGTTGGTTTCTGGGATGGATGGCTATATTTCACATCTGGACAGCGCGATAGGGGACCAGATGATCCATCTCCAAAGAAGGTTGTTGGATGCATGTGGAGAACTAAACTAAGATTATAA
- the LOC105049622 gene encoding kelch repeat-containing protein At3g27220 isoform X2 → MAKFGGKHTPRKYVFLFAVVALLGIVLVADFLWASSSPSSSSFSRYWSTTSVSSLDNVIGVGSAKGKQTKGKLNSDKAKISKYLNATFADLPAPQLEWEEMAEAPVPRLDGAAIQIENLLYVFAGYGTIDYVHSHVDIYNFSDNTWGGRFDMPKEMANSHLGMATDGRYIYAVTGQFGPQCRGPTNRNFVLDTETKVWHELPPLPVPRYAPATQLWRGRLHVMGGSKEDRHEPGLEHWSLAVKDGKALEKEWQNEISIPRGGPHRACVVANDKLYVIGGQEGDFMAKPGSPIFKCSRRHEVVYGDVYMLDDGIQWKQLTPMPKPDSHIEFAWVILNNSIIIVGGTTEKHPITKKMVLVGEVFQFHLDTLTWSVIGRMPFRIKTTLVGFWDGWLYFTSGQRDRGPDDPSPKKVVGCMWRTKLRL, encoded by the exons ATGGCAAAGTTCGGAGGGAAGCACACGCCGAGGAAGTACGTCTTCCTCTTCGCGGTCGTCGCCCTTCTCGGGATTGTCCTCGTCGCGGATTTCCTCTGGGCCTCTTCGTCTCCGTCATCGTCTTCCTTTTCGCGCTACTGGTCCACAACGTCGGTTAGCTCGCTCGATAATGTCATCGGTGTGGGCTCGGCCAAGGGTAAACAG ACAAAAGGAAAATTGAACAGTGACAAAGCAAAAATTTCCAAATATCTGAATGCAACTTTTGCAGATTTACCAGCTCCTCAATTAGAGTGGGAGGAGATGGCAGAGGCACCTGTACCTCGTCTAGATGGTGCTGCCATACAGATTGAGAATCTTTTATATGTGTTTGCTGGATACGGTACCATTGACTAT GTGCATTCTCATGTGGATATTTATAATTTCTCTGACAATACATGGGGCGGAAGGTTTGATATGCCAAAAGAAATGGCAAATTCACATTTAGGAATGGCAACAGATGGAAGATACATTTATGCTGTCACTGGACAATTTGGCCCACAATGCAGAGGTCCTACAAATCGGAATTTTGTGCTGGATACAGAGACAAAAGTATGGCATGAATTGCCTCCCTTACCTGTCCCTAG GTATGCCCCAGCAACACAACTTTGGAGGGGCAGACTCCATGTTATGGGTGGCAGCAAGGAGGACCGCCATGAGCCTGGTTTGGAGCACTGGAGCCTTGCAGTAAAGGATGGAAAAGCATTGGAGAAAGAATGGCAAAATGAGATTTCAATACCACGTGGTGGACCTCACAG GGCATGTGTTGTTGCTAATGATAAGCTATATGTTATTGGTGGTCAAGAGGGTGATTTTATGGCTAAACCAGGATCGCCAATTTTTAAATGTTCTCGAAGACACGAG GTTGTGTACGGTGATGTTTACATGCTAGATGATGGAATACAATGGAAGCAATTGACTCCAATGCCTAAACCAGATTCCCATATAGAATTTGCATGGGTTATACTTAACAATTCCATTATTATCGTTGGAGGCACGACAGAGAAACACCCTATAACCAAAAAGATGGTGTTAGTTGGCGAAGTCTTCCAATTTCATTTAGATACCTTG ACTTGGTCGGTGATTGGGCGGATGCCTTTCCGCATCAAGACCACCTTGGTTGGTTTCTGGGATGGATGGCTATATTTCACATCTGGACAGCGCGATAGGGGACCAGATGATCCATCTCCAAAGAAGGTTGTTGGATGCATGTGGAGAACTAAACTAAGATTATAA